From the genome of Impatiens glandulifera chromosome 9, dImpGla2.1, whole genome shotgun sequence, one region includes:
- the LOC124915690 gene encoding transcription factor LRL2-like — MADLHDAAICSSSSPPDHNISSFLHQVLLHSSSFSSPSHSMPFLISPLPPPHDHHHNIPYRPTPPAESSSAWNSPNVLPPPPTVLSSSSVGNTDNDPDDHYDCESEDGYEAMVEEQQPKIGSSTRNYSKRSRAAEIHNLSEKRRRSRINEKMKALQKLIPNSNKTDKASMLDEAIEYLKQLQLQVQMLTMRNGMSLYPQDLAPSSGGGGGGLQSNNQVSHFRRDFSHENGPISDNIFHGHQEHNLNSQTMIQNHLVPYQHHDQYQMEDNSLASFNKRNMMIHAADQRNSLDFQMGDEFKDGFESTAPPSENSIFFDAPFEWPELRKRSYR; from the exons ATGGCTGATTTACATGATGCAGCAATCTGTTCTTCATCTTCCCCACCTGACCACAACATCTCATCATTTCTTCACCAAGTTCTTCTCCATTCCTCTTCATTCTCCTCTCCTTCTCATTCAATGCCCTTTCTAATTTCCCCTTTACCACCACCTCATGATCATCATCATAACATTCCCTACCGTCCAACACCCCCTGCCGAATCCTCCTCTGCTTGGAATTCTCCAAACGTTCTCCCTCCACCTCCCACCGTCCTATCCTCTTCTTCTGTCGGAAATACTGACAATGATCCTGACGATCACTACGACTGTGAAAGCGAAGATGGGTATGAAGCTATGGTTGAAGAACAGCAACCCAAGATAGGTTCTTCTACACGCAATTATTCAAAGAGAAGTAGAGCAGCTGAAATTCATAATTTATCAGAAAag AGGAGGAGGAGCAGgataaatgagaaaatgaaagcATTACAGAAACTGATTCCAAACTCCAATAAG ACTGATAAAGCATCAATGCTTGATGAAGCCATTGAATATCTAAAACAGCTCCAGCTCCAAGTTCAG ATGTTAACAATGAGAAATGGAATGAGTTTATATCCTCAAGACCTAGCACCATCatcaggaggaggaggaggaggattgCAATCCAATAATCAAGTTTCCCATTTCAGAAGAGATTTTAGCCATGAAAATGGGCCAATATCAGACAATATCTTCCATGGTCACCAAGAACATAACTTGAATTCCCAAACAATGATTCAAAATCATCTAGTGCCATATCAACATCATGATCAATACCAAATGGAAGACAATTCGTTGGCAAGTTTTAACAAAAGAAACATGATGATTCATGCAGCTGATCAGAGAAATTCACTAG ATTTTCAAATGGGAGATGAGTTTAAGGATGGTTTCGAATCCACAGCGCCACCTTCTGagaattcaatattttttgaTGCCCCCTTTGAATGG CCTGAACTAAGGAAGAGATCTTaccgatga
- the LOC124915350 gene encoding uncharacterized protein LOC124915350 has translation MSNSEVTSLADSSPTRSPPRRPAYYVQSPSRDSHDGEKTTNSFHSTPIFSPMGSPGPHSRDSSSTRFSGSLKPGSRKPGTGDATTARPHHRKGEKHWKGFDAIEEEGLLDENDSNGGLPRRCYFPAFIVGFFVLFSFFSLVLWGASRNQKPSVTMKSIMFDQFVIQAGSDGSGVSTEMVTMNSTVKLIFHNSGTFFGVHVTSTPVDLSYSELTLATGTIKRFYQSRKSKRTMAVSVQGNMIPLYGGGSDLSSKEGVTTVPVPLTLDFTLRARAYVLGKLVKPKFYKRISCFVVMDPKKMNVAIPLKNCTYNN, from the exons ATGTCAAATTCAGAGGTGACAAGTCTAGCAGATTCATCACCGACAAGATCTCCTCCCCGTCGACCAGCCTATTACGTTCAGAGTCCCTCAAGAGATTCCCATGATGGCGAGAAAACGACAAATTCTTTCCATTCCACCCCCATTTTCAGTCCAATGGGTTCACCGGGACCTCATTCCCGTGACTCTTCCTCTACCCGTTTCTCCGGTTCACTCAAACCCGGATCAAGAAAACCCGGCACAGGAGATGCTACAACCGCCCGTCCACACCACAGGAAAGGGGAAAAACACTGGAAGGGATTTGACGCCATTGAAGAAGAAGGTCTACTCGATGAAAACGATTCCAATGGAGGTCTCCCCCGTCGTTGCTATTTTCCAGCGTTCATTGTTGGGTTCTTCGTTTTGTTCTCATTCTTTTCTCTCGTTTTATGGGGAGCAAGCAGGAATCAGAAACCATCTGTCACAATGAAG AGTATCATGTTCGATCAGTTCGTGATCCAAGCAGGGAGTGATGGCTCCGGCGTAAGTACAGAGATGGTTACAATGAATTCAACAGTGAAGCTAATCTTTCATAACAGTGGAACATTCTTTGGTGTTCATGTGACATCAACTCCAGTAGATCTATCTTATTCAGAACTTACATTAGCTACCGGAACA ATTAAAAGGTTTTATCAATCGAGAAAGAGTAAAAGAACAATGGCGGTGTCGGTGCAAGGAAATATGATTCCTTTGTATGGTGGGGGATCGGATTTAAGTAGCAAGGAAGGAGTGACGACGGTTCCTGTGCCGTTGACATTGGATTTCACTCTTAGGGCAAGGGCTTATGTTTTAGGGAAACTGGTGAAACCTAAATTTTACAAAAGGATCAGTTGTTTTGTGGTGATGGACCCCAAGAAGATGAATGTAGCCATTCCATTGAAGAACTGTACTTATAATAATTGA
- the LOC124916082 gene encoding mitogen-activated protein kinase kinase kinase 20-like, whose protein sequence is MNWVRGETIGYGSFASVSLAKDVGDHLDQTLMAVKYCQASCSDSLISEKEVLKMMKGCPQIIRLYGDEISHEKGQRFYNLLIEYAAGGDLGRKIKNSRLSEMEVRRHTRSVMEGLKFIHGSGFVHCDIKPTNVLLCSAVDGGDQVAKIADFGLAKMAGERIGVNLRGTPLYMSPEMVNEGEQESPADIWALGCLISEMITGNPVWKFPGDENFCKLLLRIGTGDSSPAIPEELSDEGKDFLRKCFIRDPRDRWTAEMLLSHPFVANIENNSTEVESNGEDEVHVYRQISPRCPFDFPNRDRSCSMSSPAERLRRLGTTAAEKSNWSSCGDWVVVR, encoded by the coding sequence ATGAATTGGGTTCGGGGAGAAACAATTGGGTATGGGAGTTTCGCGTCTGTTAGTTTGGCTAAAGATGTGGGTGATCATCTTGATCAGACATTAATGGCGGTTAAGTATTGTCAAGCTTCATGTTCTGATTCGTTGATTAGTGAGAAAGAGGTGTTGAAGATGATGAAGGGATGTCCTCAGATCATTCGATTATATGGAGATGAAATCAGTCATGAAAAGGGTCagagattttataatttgttgatTGAATATGCCGCCGGCGGCGATTTGGGTCGGAAAATCAAGAATTCGAGGCTGTCGGAGATGGAAGTGAGACGGCATACGAGATCGGTGATGGAGGGATTGAAGTTTATTCATGGAAGTGGGTTTGTTCATTGTGATATTAAACCGACAAATGTTCTCCTTTGCTCCGCCGTTGACGGCGGAGATCAGGTGGCAAAGATCGCTGATTTCGGTCTCGCCAAGATGGCCGGAGAAAGAATTGGTGTCAATTTAAGGGGAACGCCTCTTTACATGTCGCCGGAGATGGTAAATGAAGGTGAGCAAGAATCGCCGGCGGATATTTGGGCTTTGGGATGTTTGATTTCCGAGATGATTACAGGTAACCCAGTTTGGAAATTTCCCGGGGATGAGAATTTCTGTAAATTGCTTCTAAGAATCGGGACCGGCGATTCATCGCCGGCAATTCCTGAAGAACTTTCCGATGAAGGGAAGGATTTTCTCCGGAAATGTTTTATTAGAGATCCTAGAGACAGATGGACGGCTGAGATGCTTCTCAGTCATCCATTTGTTGCAAATATAGAGAACAATTCTACTGAAGTTGAATCCAATGGTGAAGATGAAGTCCACGTGTACCGACAGATATCCCCAAGATGCCCATTTGATTTTCCCAATAGAGACAGGTCGTGTTCAATGAGTTCGCCGGCGGAGAGACTCCGGCGGCTGGGAACGACGGCGGCGGAGAAATCCAATTGGTCTTCTTGCGGGGACTGGGTGGTAGTTAGATAG